Proteins encoded in a region of the Acidobacteriota bacterium genome:
- a CDS encoding ribbon-helix-helix protein, CopG family — MKQHKSPRELGASMTTPGGLVRKVAYLHPDEVEALRRKAFEEHRSESDIIREAVRRLLGIEE; from the coding sequence GTGAAGCAGCACAAGAGCCCGCGGGAGCTGGGCGCGAGCATGACCACGCCCGGCGGGCTGGTGCGGAAGGTTGCCTACCTCCATCCCGATGAAGTCGAGGCGCTCCGGCGTAAGGCCTTCGAGGAGCATCGCTCCGAGTCCGACATCATCCGCGAGGCGGTGCGGAGGCTCCTGGGGATCGAGGAGTGA